In Salvelinus alpinus chromosome 30, SLU_Salpinus.1, whole genome shotgun sequence, a single genomic region encodes these proteins:
- the LOC139560516 gene encoding zinc finger protein 180-like, whose product MSSLSYSPPAKEEDVCWTEKETLVKEEEEEEDVTIQKQVEDEAVTVKEEEKEVTVKEEEEAFRVKEEEGVTVKEEEDAVFGVKEEEGEMTVTLEEEEEVGDLFNTRERHDYRGASGESLQHHEDDEAEKSLSTSEHLKKHQRRPTGKKSHRCSDCGKSYLRSNSLKVHMRIHTGEKPYSCDQCGKSFTRSNGLIVHLRAHTGEKPYSCIQCGKSFTSSSCLIVHLRAHTGEKHYSCNQCEKSFTSSSSLVSHQRKHTGEKPFSCNQCWMSFTQSSNLVSHQRTHTGEKPYSCDQCGKSFTQSSSLVSHQRTHTGEKPYSCDQCGKSFTTSSHLTIHQRTHTGEKPYSCTQCGKSFVTSSHLILHQRTHTGEKPYSCKQCGKSCTRSSNLVSHQRTHRIETL is encoded by the exons atgagttcactaagctactctcctcctgctaaagaagaggatgtctgctggacggagaaagaaactctcgtgaaagaggaggaggaagaggaggatgttacaatacaaaaacaagtagaggatgaggctgttacagtgaaagaagaagagaaagaagttacagtgaaagaagaggaagaggcgttcagagtgaaagaggaggagggtgttacagtaaaagaagaggaggatgcagtttttggagtgaaagaggaggagggggagatgactgtcacattggaggaagaagaggaggttggagatctgtttaacacca GAGAGAGACATGACTACCGTGGAGCCTCTGGGGAGTCTCTACAACATCATGAAgatgacgaggcagagaagagtctctccacatcagagCACCTCAAGAAACATCAGcggagacccacagggaagaaatctcatcgctgctctgactgtgggaagagttacTTAAGATCAAATTCACTAAAAGTACACATGAgaattcacactggagagaaaccttatagctgtgatcaatgtgggaagagttttactcgcTCAAACGGACTGATAGTACATCTGAgagcacacacaggagagaaaccttatagctgtattcaatgtgggaagagttttactagctCAAGCTGCCTGATAGTACATCTGAgagcacacacaggagagaaacattatagctgtaatcaatgtgagAAGAGTTTTACTAGCTCAAGCAGcctggtatcacaccagagaaaacacacaggagagaaaccttttagctgtaatcaatgttggatgagttttactcagtcaagcaacctggtatcacaccagagaacacacacaggagagaaaccttatagctgtgatcaatgtgggaagagttttactcagtcaagcAGCCTGgtttcacaccagagaacacacacaggagagaaaccttatagctgtgatcaatgtgggaagagttttactacatctagtcatctgactatacaccagagaacacacacaggagagaagccttatagctgtactcaatgtgggaagagttttgttacatctagCCATTTGattttacaccagagaacacacacaggagagaaaccttatagctgtaagcaatgtgggaagagttgtACTCGGTCAAGCAacctggtatcacaccagagaacacacaggattgaaaccttatag